One window of Quercus robur chromosome 12, dhQueRobu3.1, whole genome shotgun sequence genomic DNA carries:
- the LOC126709451 gene encoding haloacid dehalogenase-like hydrolase domain-containing protein Sgpp — translation MAASVGENSVESKTTLAELAPLQAVLFDIDGTICDSDPLHHYAFREMLQEIGFNGGVPITEEFFVDHIAGKHNDDIAEFLFPDDIQRGLKFVDDKEAMFRRLATEQLKPVNGLYKVKKWIEDRGIKRAAVTNAPKANAELMISSLGLSDFFEALIVGSECEHAKPHPDPYLKALEIINVSKDHTFIFEDSVSGIKAGVAAGMPVVGIATRNPEHLLMEAKPVFLIKDYEDPKLWAALEELDKK, via the exons ATGGCAGCCTCAGTTGGTGAAAATTCTGTAGAGAG CAAAACTACTCTCGCTGAACTTGCTCCGCTTCAAGCAGTGCTATTTGACATAGATGGAACTATATGTGATTCTGATCCACTCCACCACTATGCCTTCCGTGAAATGCTTCAAGAG ATTGGTTTCAATGGAGGGGTGCCAATTACTGAGGAATTCTTTGTTGATCATATTGCCGGCAAGCATAATGATGATATTGCTGAGTTTCTCTTCCCTGATGATATTCAACGGGGCTTGAAGTTTGTAGATGATAAGGAAGCCATGTTTCGGAG ATTGGCCACAGAACAGTTGAAGCCTGTGAATGGCCTATATAAAGTGAAAAAATGGATTGAAGACCGTGGAATTAAACGGGCTGCAGTTACCAATGCTCCAAAAGCAAATGCTGAACTCATGATCTCAAGCCTTGGCCTGTCAGACTTTTTTGAAGCGCTTATTGTCGGAAGTGAATGTGAACATGCCAAGCCACACCCAGATCCCTACTTGAAGGCGCTTGAAATAATCAATGTATCAAAGGATCACACTTTCATATTTGAG GATTCTGTTTCAGGAATAAAAGCTGGAGTGGCCGCTGGGATGCCAGTTGTTGGTATAGCTACCAGAAATCCAGAACACTTACTGATGGAAGCAAAGCCAGTCTTCCTTATAAAGGATTATGAGGATCCAAAATTGTGGGCAGCCTTAGAAGAGCTTGATAAGAAATGA
- the LOC126709446 gene encoding phragmoplastin DRP1E-like: MATMESLIGLVNRIQRACTVLGDYGGDSALPTLWEALPSVVVVGGQSSGKSSVLESIVGRDFLPRGSGIVTRRPLVLQLQKTEQGLQEYAEFLHMPKKRVTDFSMVRKEIQDETDRVTGKSKQISPVPIHLSIFSPNVVNLTLIDLPGLTKVAIEGQPESIVQDIENMVRSYVEKPNCIILAITPANQDIATSDAIKIAREVDPTGERTFGVLTKLDLMDKGTNALEVLEGRSYQLQHPWVGIVNRSQADINKNVDMIAARQREREFFATSPDYGHLSSKMGSEYLAKLLSKHLESVIKARIPGIASLINRSIDELEAELDHLGRPVAIDAGAQLYTILELCRAFDQIFKEHLDGGRPGGDRIYGVFDYQLPAALKKLPLDRYLSLQNIRKVISEADGYQPHLIAPEQGYRRLIDGALNYFRGPADASVDAVHFILKELVRRSIAETQELKRFPTLQAEIAAAASEALERFREDSKKTTIRLVEMESSYLTVDFFRRLPQEAEKGGNPVASSADRYTEGHFRRIGSNIFSYIGMVSETLKNSIPKAVAHCQVREAKRSLLDHFYIQVGKKEAKQLAELLDEDPALMNRRQQCAKRLELYKSARDEIDLVSRSR, from the exons ATGGCTACTATGGAGAGTTTGATCGGTCTAGTCAATCGAATTCAGAGAGCTTGTACAGTCCTCGGCGATTACGGCGGTGACTCTGCTTTGCCTACTCTCTGGGAGGCTCTTCCTTCTGTCGTCGTCGTCGGTGGCcag AGTTCGGGAAAGTCGTCGGTGTTGGAGAGCATTGTTGGCCGTGATTTTCTTCCCAGAGGATCAG GGATTGTTACAAGGAGGCCTTTAGTGTTGCAGCTGCAGAAGACAGAACAGGGGCTACAAGAGTATGCAGAGTTCCTTCACATGCCGAAGAAAAGAGTTACCGATTTCT CTATGGTTCGGAAGGAAATTCAAGATGAAACTGATAGAGTGACTGGGAAGTCAAAACAGATTTCTCCTGTTCCTATTCATCTCAGTATCTTCTCCCCAAATG TTGTCAACTTAACACTGATAGATTTGCCTGGTTTGACAAAGGTTGCCATAG AGGGACAGCCAGAGAGTATTGTTCAAGACATTGAAAACATGGTTCGTTCATATGTTGAGAAG CCAAATTGCATCATTTTGGCCATAACTCCAGCAAATCAAGATATTGCAACATCTGATGCTATCAAGATTGCTAGAGAAGTTGATCCAACAG gtGAAAGAACATTTGGTGTTTTGACGAAGCTTGATTTGATGGATAAAGGAACAAATGCATTGGAA GTTCTTGAAGGAAGATCTTATCAGCTTCAACACCCTTGGGTTGGAATTGTAAACCGTTCACAAGctgatataaataaaaatgttgacaTGATTGCTGCTAGGCAGAGGGAACGCGAGTTCTTTGCCACAAGTCCTGATTATGGACACTTATCCAGCAAAATGGGTTCTGAATATCTTGCAAAACTTCTTTCAAAG CATTTAGAATCAGTAATTAAAGCTCGCATACCAGGCATTGCATCATTGATTAACAGAAGCATTGATGAACTTGAAGCAGAGTTAGACCATCTTGGTAGGCCTGTTGCTATTGATGCTGGG GCCCAGTTGTATACTATCCTAGAGTTATGTCGTGCGTTTGACCAAATATTCAAGGAGCATTTAGATGGAGG GCGACCTGGTGGTGATCGTATATATGGAGTTTTTGACTATCAGCTGCCTGCTGCTTTGAAGAAGCTTCCATTAGATCGTTATCTTTCACTGCAGAATATAAGAAAAGTGATTTCAGAGGCAGATGGGTACCAACCTCATCTAATTGCACCTGAGCAAGGCTATCGACGCCTCATTGATGGTGCACTTAATTACTTCAGAGGACCAGCAGATGCTTCTGTAGATGCT GTTCACTTCATATTGAAGGAACTTGTTAGAAGGTCAATTGCAGAAACTCAG GAGTTGAAGCGTTTTCCAACCCTTCAAGCTGAAATAGCTGCAGCTGCAAGTGAAGCATTGGAGAGATTCAGGGAAGACAGTAAGAAGACTACTATACGATTGGTGGAAATGGAATCTTCATACCTGACTGTGGATTTCTTCAGGAGACTTCCTCAGGAAGCGGAGAAGGGAGGAAATCCAGTTGCTTCCTCTGCAGACCGATATACAGAAGGGCACTTCCGCCGGATAGgatcaaatattttctcttataTTGGGATGGTATCAGAGACACTGAAGAATTCCATACCAAAGGCTGTGGCTCATTGTCAAGTGAGGGAGGCCAAGCGGTCTTTACTCGATCATTTTTATATACAAGTGGGCAAAAAAGAG GCCAAGCAACTTGCAGAATTGTTGGATGAAGACCCTGCATTGATGAATAGGAGGCAGCAATGTGCAAAGCGGCTTGAGTTATACAAGTCTGCAAGGGATGAGATTGATCTGGTCTCAAGGTCCAGATGA